One stretch of Trichomycterus rosablanca isolate fTriRos1 chromosome 3, fTriRos1.hap1, whole genome shotgun sequence DNA includes these proteins:
- the LOC134310105 gene encoding toll-like receptor 13, translating into MGESAGSTVRVPPSSLRLILYFGMCCAVTAHINKHCTSYDENLFKDARSGFSCSFSPGLGPYSECKISNFQTDLAEVESGIRSLCIYSDATVIPADAFSHLATLEFLVIHTESCKRVQSGAFSGLVNLRYLTLAFSSSNCSNVTLEAPVFAGLDQVMELSLIGVRLDNFPNSTFDDLVGLVDLTLIRPCVQDLGEVFCHLPNGISHLANLTVNNYGMTLITNRSCPSWLKPWPTSVLAGIQNLELTGECIKTIEADSLAVFQNLSSLSLDFCGVWLGTIWESGVGKVSNFVLFGNIIQKHSTSISELCHLVSNLNVKSLSLSYTVLDSLTMDDLRTCGTDLKELSIYFSKVQRLDFAFWRSVEGMQVVHMGGMALNSAPFCDAANGTVWNLTILGLYYNQLTVVKTHQFVCTPMLDQLFLDHNQIQTLEPEAFSGLHSLKVLKLNSNRIKMLAANDFVSLRFLEVLLLDDNIIYKFEQGTFRNQEALRELALGRLVYMYDLHLNLLFYGFPKDLQRLSIDAGVGTNIHFGNGRPNGTLIFELNGTMLSIRDRDSIFLKSVRELKLSGSTFYSKNDFFVPYFSNLESLEIKGNPEMFTMDYTQINQLIYLKRLKLVNLNFANRTNPGVIFHNLNHLQTLVLHNCRLGFLMKEMFRDLHSLELFRLFSDSPLILHDGIFDANLQPFLSVVVLDQANFHCDCENGWFLEWAQNTRAQVINMQRQQCVWHYQKLNFLNTMEKLCQTDVQYLCYLGTAVCISLLLSMAVSYRFAYWPCVVLFFRLRGYLERKFGKGRWRRRPRLRQEEEELIPEENMKYDAFVSFSSHDEAWVLEQMAPRLEEQGQPRLRLCLHHRDFEVGKGIMDNIGDCIYESRRTVCVLSRQYLRSDWCSFEMRVATYRLLEEEKHRLILIFLERISPFELSAFHRLAKLVKSRTYLDWPQDEAERTHFWERLRQNIADGETVINNS; encoded by the exons GAATCTGCTGGATCAACTGTGCGTGTTCCGCCATCCTCGTTGAGATTGATATTGTATTTTGGCATGTGTTGTGCGGTCACTGCTCACATCAATAAGCACTGTACTTCGTACGATGAGAATCTCTTCAAAGATGCTAGAAGTGGATTTAGCTGCAGTTTTAGTCCAGGACTTGGACCTTACAGCGAATGCAAAATCTCTAACTTCCAAACAGATCTCGCCGAGGTTGAATCAGGAATCAGGTCTCTTTGTATCTACAGTGATGCTACGGTAATTCCAGCTGATGCTTTCTCACACCTCGCAACTCTGGAATTTCTCGTAATACACACAGAAAGCTGTAAAAGAGTTCAGTCTGGTGCCTTTTCTGGCCTTGTGAACCTCAGATATCTCACACTTGCTTTCAGTTCCAGCAACTGCAGCAATGTAACCTTGGAAGCTCCTGTATTTGCTGGACTGGATCAAGTAATGGAACTGTCTCTAATCGGAGTGAGATTGGATAACTTTCCTAATTCCACATTCGATGATCTAGTCGGTTTAGTTGATCTGACTCTGATACGACCCTGTGTTCAGGACCTTGGTGAGGTTTTCTGTCACCTTCCGAATGGAATCTCTCACTTGGCCAACCTAACTGTAAATAATTATGGCATGACTTTGATCACCAACAGAAGCTGTCCGTCATGGCTAAAGCCGTGGCCTACATCCGTGCTTGCCGGGATACAAAACCTAGAGCTTACTGGAGAATGTATCAAAACAATTGAGGCGGACTCTCTGGCTGTGTTTCAGAATCTGTCAAGCCTTTCTCTAGATTTTTGTGGAGTGTGGCTTGGAACAATTTGGGAATCTGGAGTTGGAAAGGTGAgcaattttgttttgtttggaaATATAATCCAAAAACATTCCACGAGCATCTCGGAGTTGTGTCATCTAGTTTCTAACCTGAATGTGAAATCTCTCTCGCTAAGTTATACAGTGCTCGATTCTCTGACCATGGATGATTTGAGAACATGTGGAACTGACCTAAAGGAGCTTTCTatatatttttcaaaagttCAGCGACTGGACTTTGCATTCTGGAGAAGCGTAGAAGGAATGCAGGTTGTTCACATGGGCGGAATGGCACTAAATAGTGCCCCGTTTTGTGATGCTGCTAATGGGACTGTGTGGAACTTAACTATCCTGGGTCTTTATTATAACCAGCTAACAGTGGTCAAAACGCACCAGTTCGTTTGCACCCCAATGCTCGACCAACTTTTTCTCGATCACAATCAAATCCAGACTCTGGAACCTGAAGCATTCAGCGGTTTGCATAGTCTTAAGGTTCTTAAACTCAACTCGAACAGAATTAAAATGCTTGCTGCTAATGATTTTGTGTCTCTCAGATTTCTGGAAGTCTTGCTTCTTGATGACAATATAATCTATAAATTTGAGCAAGGGACATTTAGAAACCAGGAAGCGCTGCGTGAGCTGGCGTTGGGACGATTGGTTTATATGTATGACTTGCACCTAAATTTGTTATTTTATGGATTTCCAAAAGATCTACAACGTCTCAGCATTGACGCCGGTGTTGGAACTAATATCCATTTTGGTAATGGACGGCCTAATGGAACCCTGATATTTGAGCTAAATGGAACTATGCTTTCCATTAGGGATAGGGATTCTATATTTTTGAAATCCGTCCGAGAGCTTAAACTGAGTGGCAGCACTTTCTACAGTAAGAATGACTTTTTTGTGCCCTATTTTTCAAATCTAGAATCTTTAGAAATAAAAGGTAATCCTGAGATGTTCACCATGGATTATACACAGATCAATCAATTGATTTATCTTAAGCGTCTTAAACTAGTCAATCTTAACTTCGCAAACAGAACCAACCCTGGTGTTATTTTCCACAATCTAAACCACCTGCAGACCCTTGTACTTCATAACTGCCGCCTGGGTTTTCTGATGAAGGAGATGTTCAGGGATCTGCATTCTCTAGAGCTTTTTCGCCTGTTCAGTGACAGCCCTCTGATATTACACGATGGGATCTTTGATGCCAATCTTCAGCCGTTTCTCTCAGTTGTCGTACTTGACCAAGCCAACTTCCACTGCGATTGTGAGAATGGCTGGTTCCTAGAGTGGGCTCAAAACACAAGGGCGCAGGTCATCAATATGCAGCGGCAGCAATGCGTCTGGCATTATCAAAAACTTAATTTCTTGAACACCATGGAAAAGCTATGTCAGACTGACGTTCAGTACCTGTGCTATCTGGGCACAGCCGTATGTATCAGTCTTCTCCTGTCAATGGCTGTTAGCTATCGCTTTGCTTACTGGCCATGTGTGGTCCTCTTCTTCCGGCTAAGAGGTTACCTGGAAAGAAAGTTTGGCAAGGGAAGGTGGAGGAGAAGACCAAGACTCAGGCAAGAAGAGGAAGAGCTGATACCGGAGGAGAACATGAAGTATGACGCATTTGTGTCCTTTAGTAGCCATGATGAAGCATGGGTCTTGGAACAGATGGCCCCAAGGCTGGAGGAACAAGGCCAGCCCAGGCTACGACTGTGCCTGCACCATAGAGACTTTGAG GTTGGAAAAGGAATTATGGATAACATTGGCGATTGCATCTACGAAAGCCGGCGGACAGTCTGTGTACTTAGTCGTCAGTATCTGCGGAGCGACTGGTGCAGTTTTGAGATGCGAGTGGCCACGTATCGGTTGctggaagaagaaaaacatcGACTCATTCTCATCTTTCTTGAGCGCATCTCGCCCTTCGAGCTGAGTGCTTTTCACCG ACTGGCTAAGCTGGTAAAATCACGTACATATCTGGACTGGCCACAGGACGAAGCAGAGAGGACTCACTTCTGGGAAAGACTGAGGCAAAACATAGCTGATGGAGAGACGGTAATTAATAATTCATAG